Genomic segment of Nostoc sp. TCL240-02:
GGCGTAAGTCAAGATTGCCTGATGTTTATGTTGTCACGGCTGAACAGGTGATGGAATTCCTTGATGAGTCTGCTGTTTGTCAGTCTGCGCCGATGTTAGTAGTGGAAGTTATCAGTCCTGATTCAGTGAAACGCGATTATCGGTATAAACGTTCTGAATATGCAGCGTTAGAGATTCCTGAATATTGGATTGTAGATCCAATAGAGTCAAAAATTACGATTTTATTGTTGTCAGAGGGATTATACGAGGAAAAAGAGTTTAGCGGGAGTCACCAAATTGTGTCTGCAACCTTCCCGGAAATTGCGCTTACAGTTGAACAAGTTTTAGCTGCGGGTAATGTTGGTTAGAAAATAGGATGCTTAGGTTGGGCTGCGCCTACGCAATACTTAGTAGTGTTTACGCAAAAGTTATTTTAGTCAATCAGCCAAGAAATTCAACAAGTGAAAATATTACATCATCTCACGATAGCCGTTCGCGCTAGCGTCTCTAAAGGAGAAGGCTTATACTTCGCTTATCGCCATCGCTTCTGCTAGTGCTGACAACAGCATCAAACTCTGGGATGCGGCTACTGGTAACCAAATCACCACTCTCAATGGGCATAGCGATGCGGTCAATAGCGTAGCATTTAGCCCCGATGGCAAGACCATCGCTTCTGCTAGTTCTGACAATACCGTCAAACTCTGGGATGCGGCTACAGGTAAACAAATCACCACCCTCAACGGGCATAGCGATACGGTCTGGAGCGTAGCATTTAGCCCCGATAGCAAGATCATCGCTTCTGCTAGTTCTGACAATACCGTCAAACTCTGGAAGATGTACCCAAATAACCTAGAAGATTTAATCGTCTACAGTTGCAATAAGCTACGTGGTTATTTACAATCAAATCCCAATGTGAGCGATAAGCACCTCTGCGATGGCATTGGTACAAAGAGCAATTAGAATGTTCCCTTCGACTCCGCTCAGGGAACGCGCCTTCTGAATTTTCATTCATCATCCTTGTAAAACTTGAACAGGAGTCAACTTTAGGTCAGCAAATACCAGTAAAGCGATCGCCCCAAAATCCCAAAAGTGCGATGGCTACGCCCGCACTTCGACAAAGCTCAATGACCACCGCAGGCATCGCAGTACCAGTAATTGATTTCTTTAAGCAAAACGTTCCCTAAACAAAACGTTCCCTGAGCGAAGTCGAAGGGAACACTTTGCTTAGGGAACACTTTTTTAACTAGAAAGCGATCGCGCAAATCAATGTTATGGCTTATATGTACATTCTTGAATGTGCTGATGGTAGTTACTACACGGGTAGTACAAAGGATCTTGAGCGGCGGCTGTGGCAACATCAACAAGGTGAGGGCGCAAACCATACGGCAAAACGATTGCCTGTGAAGCTAGTTTTCTGCGAGTATTATCAGTGCGTAGTGGATGCTTTTGAGCGTGAGAAGCAAGTGCAAGGTTGGAATCGAAAAAAGAAGCAAGCTCTGATTTCAGGGGATACAAATTTGTTGCATAAGTTAGCTGAATGTCAAAATGAAACTCATTACAGTAGATTAACTCGCTTCGACACTTAAACACTTCGTTCAGGATACCCTTCGACTTACTTCGACTACGCCCTTCTCTACGAGAGGCTGCGCCAACGGCTACGCTCAGGACAAGCTCAGTACAAGTCGCTCAGGGTACTTTTCGACTTCGCTCAGTTTACCTTCCCTGTAGCAGCTTCCGCCTTCCTTGCAGCAACTTCCGTTTTCACGTTTCCGTGTTTTGCGTAGCCTGGAGCAACTTCCGCGATCATTGCAGCAACTTCCATCTTCACGTTTCCGTGTTTCGCGTAACCTGGAGCAACTTCCGCGATCGTTGCAGCAACTTCCATCTTCACGTTTCCGTGTTTCGCGTAGCCTGGAGCAACTTCCGCGATCGTTGCAGCAACTTCCGTCTTCACGTTTCCGTGTTTTACGTAGCTTGTAGTAACTTCTGCTTTGACTGAGGTTTTTTCTCAAAAATCAACAATTTTACGTATGACAACCTTTTCCAAAATTGTCCACTATAGAGTTATCAGTAAATTGGAAAATGAGTATTAAATATGGCGAGACTAAAACGCAACTCACGTACTCTTGGCAAAGCTGAAGTACGTTTAGCAAGCATTAAATCAATAAGTCCAACTCTTGATGTTGGAGAGGGATTAACAGTCAAAGATTATACTGAAAAAATCGCAAGCCTGAGAAAATCTCTAGAAGCATACAACACCACTCTCTCTACTATTGATGTCTTACGAACCCAAATCATTGAAAATGAACAAGATTTAGCAGACTATTCTGAAAAAATCTTAAGTGGGATTGCTTATAGGTTTGGTAATAATAGCCATGAGTATCAGATGGCTGGAGGGACTCGGAAAAGCGATCGCAAGCGTGCTGTGCGTCAAAGCTTAGTTTTACCGAAGTAAGCGCGATTAAAGGCGATCTATGCGATCGCCAGAAATTACTGATTTAGCTTAAAAACTATTTTTAATTAGGAACATACAAAGACACAAACAAAAGAATACATAATTAAAGTTCATCTGTGGTTTTTTGCCTTAAGTCTCATGAATCGCCAGCTAGCTATTGAAGAACCGATATTTTCTCATCTACCAGTGTTACCGCAAGAAGTAATTGCAGGTCTAGCGATATCTCCCGGAGGTCATTATCTTGATACGACGGTAGGCGGTGGAGGTCACAGCCGTTTAATTTTAGCAGCTGCACCAGATGTAAAATTAACGGCAATTGATCAAGATGAGGATGCTTTAGCAGCAGCGAGGAAAGAATTAGCAGAGTTTGGCGATCGCGTACAATTTATTTACAGCAATTTTGCTGACTACGAATTTCCCCCTAATACTTTCAATGGTATTCTCGCCGATTTAGGGGTAAGTTCTTACCATTTAGACCAAGCAGAACGGGGTTTCAGCTTTCGCCAAGCTGCAAATTTAGATATGCGAATGGATCGAGGGCGATCGCTAACTGCTGCTGATGTGATTAATAATTGGGATGAAGCAGAATTAGCTGATATTTTCTTTAAGTACGGTGAAGAGAGATTATCGCGGCGCATTGCTCGTCGGATTGTAGAACGGCGACCGTTGCACACAACCACAGAATTGGCTGATGCGATCGCTTCTTCAGTTCCCCCCAAATACCGTTATGGGAGAATTCATCCCGCTACCCGCGTTTTTCAAGCTCTGCGAATTGTCGTCAATGACGAGTTAAAATCTCTAGAAACCTTTTTAGATAAAGCACCAAATGCCCTTGTCCCTGGTGGCAAAATTGCCATTATCAGTTTTCATAGTTTGGAAGATCGCCCGGTGAAGCATGGTTTAAGAAATTCACCTTTATTAAAAGTTTTGACAAAAAAACCAATTATTGCACGAGACGAGGAAATTAGTCAGAATCCGCGATCGCGATCGGCCAAACTCAGGGTAGCCGAAAGAGTTCTGAATATTGAATAAGGGGGATGAGTGGATAAAGAGGCAGGGGAGCAGGGGAGGTAGGGGGACAAGGGGGACAAGGGGGAATTATTGAATAAGTCTCTCCCTTGTCTTCCCCCTCTACCTTGTCTCTTCTTCATGCCCAATGCCCACTTGCCCTGAGCGGAGCCGAAGGGATGCCCAATTCCCAATTCTCAATTCCCAATTCCCTAAAACAACAATCTGCTAATCTAGCGTTGTTGAAGAGTTGAAAAATAATAGATGGAAATTAGTAATCTGTTTACAGCAGGTGGCATAGTTATGTGGCCTCTGCTGGCATTCTCTTTGTTAGGTGTGGCGCTGATTATCGAGCGGATCATCTTTTGGGTAAGAATAAATAATCGCCAAAATAAGGTAGTGCGAGAGGTGTTACAGTTTTATCGCCTTGATAATGTAGTTAGTGCTTTAGATAAGTTGCAAAAGAATGCTGATTTACCCATTGCCCGAATTTTTTTAGCAGCTTTAGAATTAGAAGAGCCGACACCAGAGGAATTTCGTTTGGCATTAGAAAGTGAAGCACAAGCCGAAATTCCCTTACTTAAGCGATCGCAAAACATTTTTGAGACAATTATTGGTCTTGCGCCGTTGTTGGGACTTCTCGGCACTGTCTTAGGATTAATTAACTCCTTTGCCTCTCTAAATCTTGGAGATGTGGGAGGTACTAAAACAACAGGTGTCACATCTGGGATTAGTGAAGCTTTAGTATCCACAGCATCAGGATTAGTAGTAGCAATCTTTACACTATTATTTGCTAATACTTTCCGGGGACTCTATCAGCGCCAGATAGCTTGGATTCAAGAATATGGTGGACAGTTAGAATTACTCTACCGCCGTCGCTACGAAAGAGGCGATAAATCCCATGCACCTACCAGATGAAGCGAAACTGGATAATTGTAAATTAGCAATCGGTAATTGGGATTAGTTTACTACTTGTTACCAATTTTGCTCTGCAATTTTTGACTCTATATAGTGTTCTAAAATAACAAATAGCTTTTTCGCTACACTTTTTGAGGGAATATTCCATGACTATTTGGGTAAATGAGCAAATTGATCCGTCTGGGATGATTCATGCCTGTATTGCTACTTGTAATGAATCTCAAGCTAAAGAGTGTCATGATTCCTTCCAGAATAATTTGACCGAGAAGCAAAAGGCAGCAGGTTGGATAGCGCAATTGCGGACAGTTAATTCTTGGGATGAAGTGCCGGTGAATTCTTTAAAACTCAATTAATTGGGTGAGATGGAGTTAATTTTTTGGGGTTTTAATCGAACGGATTTCAGGAGCGTAGGCGTAGCCAGCTAGATGCATCGCTTGTCTACACTTATGCTAATGCCTACAGGGATCGCAGCAAATCCCATAAACACAGGTTAATAAAGGATAAAATTCGGATTAAAATTCTAAAATTATTAGCAAATGCTTCTAAAAAAAGTAACATGAAAAAGGAAAATGATGATTTTTCTGAACTTTTAAGAGCTATCATCTATACCGTAGATTAAATTTAAAAACTTGTATAAGTCAAATCAATTTAGTGAACTATCCCAAGGTTTACACTTCGGAGCAAGCCTGTCCTATTAATTTAGTTGGCGAAACGGGACAAGCGGTTCAAATTTCAATTCATGCTCCCAGTCAATATATCTGTGCCAACTGCGAACGGATATTACCAGATTGGAAACGGCAGCCATTTTTAAGAGTAGTGATTGTCTTACAGCGATCGCGTTATCAATTAGTCAAAAAGACGGCAGAAGTAGAGACAGAGAAAGAACGCTTACGAGAAAAGTTTATGCGATTTGGCTGTGATTTAGCATTTAATCTGCGCGATCGCGGCTATTTAACAGACTTAATCGACCCTCGTACAGGCTACCCTTTACTGTCTCATCCCGGAGCAATTCCCCACGACGACACAGCAGTTGTCAAAGCTTTACTTAATTATCCAGTGATTAAAAATCAATGCCGTGTACTAGTGCATCCTGAATGGGGTGCAGCAGTTTATCCTAGCATTTTGATATCAGAAGCTCCGCCAATTTTGATCGAATGGGTTGCAAAAGGTATAGCATCCATGCATGGGTGGAAAGAAATTGATCGTTAATTGGGAATTGGGAATTGCGAATTGGTTATTTGTCCCTCATATCTTTATGTATGTTAGAAATGGGTATGTAAGGACGCATAGTAACACCTGTGTCTCCAGATAACTTCTTCCAGAAAACTAGGACTGTTGAAGCTTCTAATAGTGCGGCTTGCTACTTCCCTCTCATGAGTGAAACTACTTATAGAAAAAGGGAACGGGGAACTGCTAAAAAGAAATAAAAGTGTACTGAGTTTTTTTCAGAAATCAAATATGAGTCCTAATAGCTAATCAAATTGACAAATAGACTTTGGTTTTACAGGACAATTTTTGGGTGCAAGCGAGTTATTCTTAATATTAAGAAAAGTCAATTTTGTCAGAGCGGATAAAGGCTTGATATTGCTGATTTCATTTGAGTTAAGGGAGAGTTCAGTCAAATTAGTCAGAGCAGATAAAGGCTTGACATCGCTAATTTTATTTGATTCAAGAGAGAGAAAAGTCAATTTTGTCAGAGCGGATAAAGGCTTGATATCGCTGATTTCATTTGAGTTAAGGTAGAGATAAGTCAAATTAGTCAGAGTGGACAAAGGCTTAATATTGCTGATTTGATTCTCGCGCAGGGAGAGAGAAGTTAAATTAGTCAAAGCAGACAAATGCTTGATATCGCGGATTTCATTTGAGCGGAGAGAAAGAGCAGTCAAATGAGTCAGAGTGGACAAAGGTTTGATATCGGTGATTTCATTTGTCCCGAGGTCGATAGAAGTCAAATTAGTCAGAGCAGACAAAGGTTTGATATTACTGATTTCATTTATGCCAAGGTCAAGAGAAGTCAATTTTGTCAGAGCAGACAAAGGCTTGATATCGCTGATTTTATTTGAGTGGAGGGAGAGAGAAGTCAATTTTGTCAGAGTAGATAAAGGCTTGATCTCGCTAATTTCATTGAAATTGAGGTCTATAGAAGTCAAATTAGTTAGAGCAGACAAATGCTTGATATCACTAATTTTATTTGAGCCGAGGTCAAGAGAAGTCAATTTTGTCAGAGCAGACAAAGGCTTGATATCACTGATTTTATTTGAGTTGAGGTTAAGAGAAGTCAAATTAGTCAGTTTTTGGTTAGCCTGCTTGCAGTTTTGAGTTTGGGCTTTTTCTAAAAGAACTTCAACAGTATGTTTTGTCTGTGAAGGTAAAGTTGATTTCTGCTCACACCAATCTGTAAAGCTTTTGGGAGTTGTCAGAGGAGCAGCAATAGCCTGTGTGGTGTAAAATCCCAAAGTAAAAGTGTATATTGTGGTGATGCTAAATGTAAGTTTCATCGCATGAAATTATACTTTTAATGTATGCAATTACACTATACATAGATTATTTAAAGCTTGGTATAAAAAACTAGCTATTTTTCGGTCGTCGCAATTTCTGAGAACCAATTGGGCCGAGGATTTGGTTTAGGCTACGCAACTGTTCTGCTGTACCCATACCGATTAGCCGATCGCCCGGCATTAACACCGTATCGCCTGTGGGGCCACCAATTAAAGTCCCATCAGCGCGGCGAATTGCCAGAACTAATGCCCCAGATTGCGATCGCAATCTCGCTTTTTGCAAACTCTGACCCACAAAAGGACAAAAAGCCGGGTCGAGTAAAAATTCTTCCATATATAACTGACGGTCTGCACCTGTCAGAATCCCGTCTACAAAATCTAACACTTGGGGTCTGAGTGCCGCAGCAGCCATGCGCTTCCCACCAGTAATATAGGGGGATATCACTTCATCTGCACCACCGCGTCGTAACTTCTGTAAAGCTTCTTCTGTACTTGCGCGGGCAATCACCCGAATTCCTGAGTTCAGTGTTTTGGCTGATAAAACTATATATAAATTTTCGGCATCGGAAGGTAGGGCTGCAACAATACACATCGCCCGTTCAATACCAACTTTCAGAAGCGTATCATCTAGGGTAGCATCACCTTGGAATGCTGTATAACCTTCTGCTTGCGCCCTTTGCACAGATTCCATATCAGCATCAATCACTACAAAAGGTACGCCTTCTGCCTGAAATTCCTTAGCAATTTGACGACCAGTACGGCTAAATCCACAAATGATGTAGTGTTCTGACAGGGATTCCATTAACCGCCTCTGTTGCTGTAGCCGAATTCCTTCTTGAAAGTAGCCTTGAATGATCGCTTCTGTAAATCTGTTGACAATGTAACCGATATTAACCACACCCAACAAAATCAGGGCAATCGTAAACAATCGTCCTCGGCTACCTAGTGGATGAGTCTCACCGTATCCCACAGTCGCTAGAGTGATGACTGTCATGTAAGCCGCATCTTCCCATGCCCAGCCCTCCACTAATGAGTACCACGAAGTGCCAATAAGGAAAACACCGCCAAGAGCGATCGCCCCGGCCATTAACTCCTTTTGGATACGTTGATATTTTTGCTCAAGTGTTGAAAATGAAGTAACAATAGTACTTTTAACCTACTTTTTCTAGTTTTCTGCTAACTTTTTAGTATATTTAAACTCAGTTTGACTTTGAGGATTAACTGATGACTCAAGCCCTACAAAGAAAACTAGTTACGTTTGAAGAATTTATCACTAAATACCCTGATAACTCAAATAAACGCTACGAATTGCACGATGGAGTAGTAATTGAGATATCACCACCGATAGGCGACCATCAGGAGATTATTTTATTTTTAATTGAGAGATTTATTTTAGAATATACCCGACTGAAGCTGTCTTATGGCTGTTCCAAAACAGCATTCGTAAAACCATCTGAAAGTGAATCTGCTTATTTACCAGATGTGTTGTTGTTAAACCGCCCCAACCTAGTAAATGAACCTTTGTGGAAAAAAGAATCCACTCTTACTCAAGCAGAGTCAATTCCTTTGGTAGTTGAGGTCGTAAGTACAAACTGGAGAGATGATTATTTTACAAAATTGGGTCGTTATCAAGAAATCGGCATTCCTGAATATTGGATTGTAGACTATGCAGCACTGGGAGGCAGACGATTTATAGGCAACCCCAAACAGCCGACAATATCGATTTATTCACTAGTTGAGGGTGAATACCAACTCGACCTATTTCGTGGAAGCCAATCCATCCAATCACCCACTTTCCCAGAATTGGATTTAACGGCAGAGCAGATATTTAATGCTGGTAATATTTAAACGGCATTTTTTGAACCGATCAAAATACCTGAAAGTCTTGTCCGTACTTGAATACGTCGATTTTATTTAATGCTTTTTTTAATTAAAGCCACACTTCATACTTCATTCTGTAGCAAAAAATGAAGTATGAAATGTGAGCTATAAACGTTAACTTAAAAAGAAGTACGAGTTGTGCTGGATAAAAAGTAATTTTTAAGGATTTCTAGCAAACTAGTAAATAACTATATAATGAAAAACTTTCAGGAGGAGCGGTAGTGAGCCTACAAACTCTCGTTGACCAAGCCACCATCCCCCCAGATTCAGGGTCTGTAGCATCTAGTCCCTTTGATGCAGATAGCTTTAATGAAGCTGTCATGTCTACCTACGGTCGGTTTCCCTTAGCCTTAGAACGGGGTGCTGGATGCCGGGTTTGGGATACACAGGGACGAGAATATCTGGACTTTGTAGCGGGAATTGCCACTTGTACTTTGGGACACGCCCACCCAGTTATGGTAGAAGCGGTAACACGCCAAATCCAAAAGCTGCATCACGTCTCTAATTTGTACTATATTCCCGAACAAGGTGAATTGGCAAAATGGCTTGTTGAACATTCTTGTGCCGATCGCGTATTTTTCTGCAACTCTGGGGCTGAAGCCAACGAAGCCGCTATTAAGCTGGCGCGGAAATATGCTCACACAGTATTAGAAATTGAAAAACCAATTATTCTAACCGCCAATGCGAGTTTCCACGGCCGGACTTTGGCGACTATTACCGCTACAGGACAACCGAAGTATCAAAAGTATTTTGATCCTTTGGTTCCTGGATTCCACTACGTAAATTACAACGATATTAACGCTGTGGAAGTGGCGATTAGCGAGTTAGATGAAGGCGATTATCGAGTAGCAGCAATTCTGATTGAGCCATTGCAGGGAGAAGGCGGTGTGCGTCCAGGAGATGTTGCCTATTTCAAAAAGCTGCGGAAAATTTGCGATGAAACTGGCATTTTATTGATTTTTGATGAAGTGCAAGTTGGTATGGGACGCAGTGGCAAATTATGGGCTTACGAACATCTTGGCGTTGAACCGGATATCTTCACCAGTGCCAAAGGCTTAGGTGGCGGTATTCCCATTGGTGCAATGATGAGTAAGAAATTCTGCGATGTTTTTCAACCAGGGGAACACGCCAGCACCTTTGGCGGCAATCCTTTTGTGTGTGGTGTAGCACTCAGTGTTTGCCAGACATTGGAACGGGAAAATATTTTGCAGAATGTTCAAGACAGGGGCGAACAGTTGCGAACTGGATTAAAAGCGATCGCAGCTAAATATCCTCAGTACATTGGCGAAGTTCGGGGTTGGGGTTTAATCAACGGTTTGGAGTTGCGAGCCGATATTCAACTAACCGCAGCCGATGTCGTCAATGCTGCCATCAACGAAGGTGTATTGCTTGTACCAGCCGGGCCAAAAGTAGTTCGATTTGTACCACCGTTAATTGTCACAGAAGCAGAAGTAAATACTGCCTTGCAAGCTGTGGAAAATGCGATGTCTAACGACAAGCCGTAGGGCGGCTACGCAAATCTTACCAAATAGAATATTGTTTGTGTAGAGACGTTGTAATGCAACGTCTCTTTTCATTCTGGAGAAATTTCCCGATAAGCTTGCCGACACTGTTCATAATTGTCTGGCAAAATCTCGGCATTACCAAAACATAATTGTTCGTGAGTAGTAATTAAAGTTTCGTAAGGCTGTATGGGAGTCACAGCCGATCGCAGCAATTGCAGATATTCTCCATCTGTACGGCTGAGTTTGTGGGGTGCGATCGCTTTTTGATGCAACTGCTGCAACATTGCTAAATAAATACAACGGCAAGCCTCACGGTAGTTACCTTGACGATAAAATTCTTGCGATCGCTCCAACAAAAGCGCTATGGATGACTCACTAGAGCGAGTTTTTGCACGAAAATTAGTCAGATTGCCACTTCTATTCAGCCAAGAATATACATAAGGGCTGAATTCCCGCCATAATTGCCAACCCACCCAAACTACAAATAAGCCAATTACCAGCCAAAACAGAAATTTTAGCAATTCACCAAGCCAAGGGCTGATTGACCATCCATTAGGCAATTCGGGTAAAGTTTTCTCAAAGCGGTAAAACTGGTATTCCCACCATTCTCCCGCTTGTTGTTGAAATTGGGAAAGCTGCCAACTCCAGCTAGTTTTTTCAAAAGTATCTGTAGGCATAGGGGGAAGGGGGAGTGGAGAGCAGGGGGCAGGGGAGCAGGGGAAGTGCGGGGATGAGGGAGCAGGGGGAGCAGGGGGACAGGGGGACAAGGGGGAATTATTGAATAAGTCTCTCCCTTGTCTCTTCTTCATGCTCAATGCCCACTTGCCCTGAGCGGAGCCGAAGGGATGCCCAATGCCCACTTGCCCTGAGCGAAGCCGATGGGATGCCCAATGACTAATGACTAATGACTAATGACTCCTTTTTTATCATTATCCAGCCGATAACAACAAGTAGCGCACCGAATGCCAAAAATCCTAGATCCCAAGCTAACTCATTTGGGCCTGGTTTCACATGATGAACACCGAGAATTTGGTGGTCAATTAAACCTTCAACCAAGTCGAACAACCCACTACCAATCAGTATTGATCCAATAAAGGTCTGTGATGACCAAGGAACATCATCACGCCGTCCAGCACGCCATAGTAACACAAGTCCAGTCGCGGTGAATACCCAATCTAAGGTATGAAAGAACCCATCCCATACCATGTTCAAATCTATATTCGCTCTGTTTGTCAGAGGTCGAATGTTACTAAGCATGTGATGCCACTGGAGGATCTGATGCAGTAAAATTCCATCAATAAACCCTCCTAGACCCACACCAAGAAAAATCCCAGCAGTAATTAGTGGTGCGCGTCGGTTGATGGTTCCACTTTTTGCCTCCATTGTCAACCTCATAGATAGGCTTTTTCACCAAAATACAACTCTTTTGGCAAAAATATCTTCTATCTTGAGGCAAGTAGGATCGTTGAAGGAGGCAAGATGGCAATATTCTTCTCTTTTGAAAAATTAATTAATCTTCAACTTTTATTTGCATACCAGCTTTCACTGGGTCGAAATCTTGGGGAAAATGGGTGGTGCGATCGTAGTCTGCTTTTTCCAGCTTTGCTCCTTTGAGATCGGCTTGGCGGAGATTTGCTGACATCAACAATGCTCCCCTAAGATCGGCATCCCTCAGATTAGCTTGTTCGAGGTCGGCGAAACTCAGGTCGGTTCCCCTGAGATTAGCGCCACTTAGGTTAGCTTCACTCAAGTCAGCATAACTAAGGTCAGATCCTTTCAAGTTAATGCCTTGCAAATCGGCATTACCAAGTTCTGCTTTACTAAAGTCCCGTTTTCCTGCTGCATAACTCTCCACAAGAGTAGCGGCAGTATTTATGGGCTGTTGAGAATTAACTTCAGGCATATAACAGCCTCACAGGTTGTCTGGTTATTACTGTTAATAAGGATTACATCACAAAAAACGTCTAACTAGACAATTGAGATAGCAAATTTTTTAAAGCTATCTTGCTTGAGGTGTGGTTCAACTGACTAGTTACTCAAAATTTTCTTCTTTCGACTGTATTTTTTGTAAAAAGTATTTTATATTATGACCGTCCTATTACTTACTAAACCCACAAAAAGCCACCTTGCTAAAGCAATACTTTGTCTCTACTCCCTTTGCTCTGTATAGAAATAGCAGATTAGAGGCTCTGACTCTAGTGATACATTTAGCCAGAGCCTCAATGAATACATTTCCATACGGTGTGCGCGAACGAGCAAAGCCTCATCAAGCTAGATTTTTATTACTTGTGTAGACACCGTAGGCTAAGGGGAAGGGTGAAATGACTGTGGGAATGTAACTAATTACCCAGACTTGATATCATACTAAGAATTTTCTGCTTACTGACTTGAAATTACTGCAAATCTACATGTAACATCCAGATGTGCTAAATATGGTCAAAGTAAAAATGACTATCAATTCAAGATAAAGGATGAAAATTTTCCCACTTCACCCTTTCTAAATGTAATACATGAGTTCCTTCTGCTTTCTTAGCGATCTTCGTTCACAAAGGTCTTGGAGTGTATATTTTTCCAAAACGGAGTTAGCAGCCTGACGTGCTTCCTGCCAGACTTCTTGAATTAGCTCACCTTCTACCGTGTTGGGAGTCGGCTCAGAATCAGATACAACAATATCTGACCCTTCCATACAGCTAAAAGCATCTAACACTGTAATCTTTCCAGGGTCTCGTGCCAAAACGTAGCCACCTTTGGCTCCGCGTATACTCTTAATTAAACCTCCGCGTCTTAATGTTGCTAGAAGTTGTTCCAAATAGCGATTTGGTATATCTTGTAAGACCGCTATTTCTCGAATTTGCAGCGCTTCACCCTTAGGGTAGCAGGTTGCTAACTCTAACAGGGCTAGAAGTGCGTATTCTGATTTGTTAGAGATTACCACAGGCGTAATATTTTAAACTCACACTTAAATATACAAAGTCCTTGAGTTTGTTTCCCTAAGCTATTGTTAAGAAAAACTTTACAATCAACTAATTGTTGACCGGCTAACTTTACTTTAAAGACCTTTTAGTATAGAAGCAATTACTTTTTGTTTTGAATTCCATAAATAAAAGTGATTGATTATTCTCCGGTCTTCCTCGATTGAAACCCAATGTTGTCAGAGCTTGTTAGCCTGAAATTGGGGGTATACGCATCCATTGGAAGGTAAGCTGTTAAGCTTTTAATTTGCACATTGAGACCGCAGGGCAGGGGGCAGGGGGCATACTTCGACTGCGCTCAATACAAGGGGGGCAGGGGGCAGGGAGAGGGTTTCCAGCTTTTATTGAAAAATGGTGCAACTTGTAGGCGCGACAGCTTAAGAACATTCAATAGTAAATCAATAAGAAATAAAAAGAAGCATTAGGGCAAGCGACTATATATGCAAGTCTCTCGAAAATGGCAGGATGACTGTAAAGGTAGTTCCTGCATCGATCGCACTTTCGACAATAATCTCGCCGCCATGTAAATCTACAGCCTGCTTGACGATGGACATCCCTAATCCCATTCCTGGGATGTTACCTGTATTACTGGCGCGATGGAAGGGTTCAAATATGTGTTCAATGTCAGCAGGAGGAATGCCAATACCAGAGTCTTGAGTC
This window contains:
- a CDS encoding TrkA family potassium uptake protein, whose product is MAGAIALGGVFLIGTSWYSLVEGWAWEDAAYMTVITLATVGYGETHPLGSRGRLFTIALILLGVVNIGYIVNRFTEAIIQGYFQEGIRLQQQRRLMESLSEHYIICGFSRTGRQIAKEFQAEGVPFVVIDADMESVQRAQAEGYTAFQGDATLDDTLLKVGIERAMCIVAALPSDAENLYIVLSAKTLNSGIRVIARASTEEALQKLRRGGADEVISPYITGGKRMAAAALRPQVLDFVDGILTGADRQLYMEEFLLDPAFCPFVGQSLQKARLRSQSGALVLAIRRADGTLIGGPTGDTVLMPGDRLIGMGTAEQLRSLNQILGPIGSQKLRRPKNS
- a CDS encoding pentapeptide repeat-containing protein, whose product is MPEVNSQQPINTAATLVESYAAGKRDFSKAELGNADLQGINLKGSDLSYADLSEANLSGANLRGTDLSFADLEQANLRDADLRGALLMSANLRQADLKGAKLEKADYDRTTHFPQDFDPVKAGMQIKVED
- a CDS encoding Rrf2 family transcriptional regulator gives rise to the protein MVISNKSEYALLALLELATCYPKGEALQIREIAVLQDIPNRYLEQLLATLRRGGLIKSIRGAKGGYVLARDPGKITVLDAFSCMEGSDIVVSDSEPTPNTVEGELIQEVWQEARQAANSVLEKYTLQDLCERRSLRKQKELMYYI
- a CDS encoding DUF4129 domain-containing protein; amino-acid sequence: MPTDTFEKTSWSWQLSQFQQQAGEWWEYQFYRFEKTLPELPNGWSISPWLGELLKFLFWLVIGLFVVWVGWQLWREFSPYVYSWLNRSGNLTNFRAKTRSSESSIALLLERSQEFYRQGNYREACRCIYLAMLQQLHQKAIAPHKLSRTDGEYLQLLRSAVTPIQPYETLITTHEQLCFGNAEILPDNYEQCRQAYREISPE
- a CDS encoding aspartate aminotransferase family protein, which gives rise to MSLQTLVDQATIPPDSGSVASSPFDADSFNEAVMSTYGRFPLALERGAGCRVWDTQGREYLDFVAGIATCTLGHAHPVMVEAVTRQIQKLHHVSNLYYIPEQGELAKWLVEHSCADRVFFCNSGAEANEAAIKLARKYAHTVLEIEKPIILTANASFHGRTLATITATGQPKYQKYFDPLVPGFHYVNYNDINAVEVAISELDEGDYRVAAILIEPLQGEGGVRPGDVAYFKKLRKICDETGILLIFDEVQVGMGRSGKLWAYEHLGVEPDIFTSAKGLGGGIPIGAMMSKKFCDVFQPGEHASTFGGNPFVCGVALSVCQTLERENILQNVQDRGEQLRTGLKAIAAKYPQYIGEVRGWGLINGLELRADIQLTAADVVNAAINEGVLLVPAGPKVVRFVPPLIVTEAEVNTALQAVENAMSNDKP
- a CDS encoding Uma2 family endonuclease — protein: MTQALQRKLVTFEEFITKYPDNSNKRYELHDGVVIEISPPIGDHQEIILFLIERFILEYTRLKLSYGCSKTAFVKPSESESAYLPDVLLLNRPNLVNEPLWKKESTLTQAESIPLVVEVVSTNWRDDYFTKLGRYQEIGIPEYWIVDYAALGGRRFIGNPKQPTISIYSLVEGEYQLDLFRGSQSIQSPTFPELDLTAEQIFNAGNI
- a CDS encoding DUF2243 domain-containing protein — its product is MEAKSGTINRRAPLITAGIFLGVGLGGFIDGILLHQILQWHHMLSNIRPLTNRANIDLNMVWDGFFHTLDWVFTATGLVLLWRAGRRDDVPWSSQTFIGSILIGSGLFDLVEGLIDHQILGVHHVKPGPNELAWDLGFLAFGALLVVIGWIMIKKESLVISH